The following proteins are co-located in the Natator depressus isolate rNatDep1 chromosome 4, rNatDep2.hap1, whole genome shotgun sequence genome:
- the LOC141986927 gene encoding uncharacterized protein LOC141986927: MPRKKAVAPLSSLCLGNVARHMQGVWVKDYSENYLDEFQFRYVMGPFNELAGCLVQDLLQLLGESRRLTRAALHLLLVPHLTALSLRSCPGLVSNAITQLVTVRCKNLSSLDLNGCSRVPTAALVDLLEGLPRLTKLGLAETQANTQVLAAVGSCCRRLRELDVSHCQKVTPDSLLHLAYDQTESALCCPALRVLLAQGIEPKAHSQDLVTSLAFVLLALPSLEFLATSHLREALCLIHTQQFGGTQGLPGFPSLEELAQRRQGAQAAGGDSWLTLPLRRVEEVEEPFLATFCSVCPEMAEATVSLSDSPGASWDSLAWSRLTQLAVHCTGHQERGLAEMLPVAQGLGAQLQSLSLHGFFYGDEFSFCALLNCCPNLAAFSSHLSAPAGPVRPADAVPNGEPAAELQDWELDLLHHPFPKLRHFSLGLAGSCGPLPSQHATVLRSSLASLLSRSPSLETVALLSIPFSLDGVFQKVLAAPGAALRNLRELSLAESQVSSPTLHCLLALDNGLSSLNLAGCPAIHRRDYDQLLHTVRKERLELDIAWQ, encoded by the exons ATGCCCAGGAAGAAAGCCGTAGCGCCACTGAGCAGCTTGTGCCTTGGCAACGTGGCCAGGCACATGCAGGGCGTGTGGGTGAAGGATTACAGCGAGAACTACCTCGACGAGTTCCAGTTCCGCTACGTCATGGGGCCCTTCAACGAGCTGG CCGGCTGCTTAGTCCAGGACCTGCTCCAGTTACTGGGTGAGAGTCGGCGCCTGACGCGGGCCGCGCTCCATCTGCTGCTCGTGCCCCACCTGACGGCGCTGAGCCTGCGCTCCTGCCCGGGCCTGGTCAGCAACGCCATCACCCAGCTGGTCACAGTGCGGTGCAAG AACTTGTCCTCCCTGGACCTCAACGGCTGCAGCCGGGTCCCGACAGCCGCGCTGGTGGACCTGCTGGAAGGCCTGCCGCGTCTGACCAAGCTGGGCCTGGCGGAGACGCAGGCCAACACGCAGGTGCTGGCAGCCGTGGGCTCCTGCTGCCGGCGCCTGCGGGAGCTGGACGTCTCGCATTGCCAGAAGGTGACGCCGGACTCCCTGCTGCACCTGGCCTACGATCAGACCGAGAGCGCCCTGTGCTGCCCCGCACTGCgggtgctgctggcccaggggatAGAGCCCAAGGCCCACAGCCAGGACTTGGTCACATCCCTGGCCTTTGTGCTGCTGGCTCTGCCCAGCCTGGAGTTCCTGGCCACCAGCCACCTCAGGGAGGCCCTGTGTCTCATTCACACTCAGCAGTTCGGTGGCACGCAGGGCTTGCCGGGATTCCCCTCGCTGGAGGAGCTGGCCCAGCGCAGGCAGGGTGCCCAGGCAGCCGGGGGCGACTCATGGCTCACGCTGCCGCTCAGGCGGGTGGAAGAGGTGGAGGAGCCTTTCCTCGCCACGTTCTGCTCCGTGTGCCCAGAGATGGCGGAGGCGACCGTGTCTCTCAGCGACAGCCCTGGCGCCAGCTGGGACAGCCTGGCCTGGAGCCGCCTCACCCAGCTTGCCGTGCACTGCACGGGGCACCAGGAACGGGGGCTGGCAGAGATGCTTCCCGTGGCTCAGggcctgggagcccagctgcagtcCCTCTCCCTCCATGGCTTCTTCTACGGTGACGAGTTTTCCTTCTGCGCCCTGCTGAACTGCTGCCCCAACCTCGCCGCCTTCAGCAGCCACCTGAGCGCGCCCGCGGGGCCCGTGCGGCCGGCCGACGCTGTGCCCAACGGGGAGCCTGCCGCGGAGCTGCAGGACTGGGAGCTGGACCTGCtccaccaccccttccccaagctccGGCACTTCAGCTTGGGCCTGGCCGGCTCATGTGGGCCTCTCCCTTCCCAGCATGCCACTGTCCTGCGGTCGAGCCTGGCCTCCCTACTCAGCcgctcccccagcctggagaccgTGGCCCTGCTCAGCATCCCTTTCTCCCTGGATGGCGTCTTCCAGAAGGTGCTGGCAGCCCCCGGCGCTGCCCTCCGCAATCTGCGAGAGCTGTCGCTGGCCGAGAGCCAGGtgtccagccccaccctgcactgcCTGCTGGCCCTGGACAATGGGCTCAGCTCCCTGAACCTGGCCGGCTGCCCAGCCATCCACCGCCGGGACTACGACCAGCTGCTCCACACCGTCAGGAAGGAGAGGCTGGAGCTGGACATTGCTTGGCAGTGA